From Pedobacter indicus, a single genomic window includes:
- a CDS encoding anthranilate synthase component I family protein: MKKLNISTTFRKMLADTTTPVSIYLRLRDIFPNSLLLESSDYHSRENNMSYVCCVPIAGITLNRNQLEINYPDGEKVTKPSDTVDIRKEISAFCSSIKADKADVKFISNGLFGYFTFDAVQHFEDIKLTTEPTKEKDIPFMQYHIYQYVIAIDHFKNELYIFEHTTGDKEPYGLDQIEYLIQNKDFPDYQFSLNGSENSNFSDTEFKDLVETMRKHIYRGDVFQIVPSRAFSRAFLGDEFNVYRALRSINPSPYLFYFDYGNFKLFGSSPESQLTIKNGEAAIYPIAGTFKRSGNDKEDSAIADALKNDPKESAEHVMLVDLARNDLSKHCEEVHVQSFKESQFYSHVIHLVSKVTGQLRDGVNPFDIVADTFPAGTLSGSPKYMALTLIDRYETIQRSFYSGAIGFMGFNGDFNHAIMIRSFLSKQNTLHYQAGAGIVADSNAESELKEVDNKIAALRKALEFAETINKN, translated from the coding sequence ATGAAGAAATTAAACATTTCAACAACTTTCAGAAAAATGCTCGCTGATACCACAACACCAGTAAGTATTTATCTACGTTTAAGAGATATCTTTCCCAATAGTCTTCTGCTGGAAAGCTCTGACTATCACAGCAGAGAGAACAACATGAGCTATGTCTGTTGTGTGCCGATTGCCGGAATAACGCTTAACCGTAACCAACTGGAAATAAACTATCCAGATGGAGAAAAAGTAACCAAACCCTCTGACACAGTCGATATCCGGAAGGAAATTTCTGCGTTTTGTAGCTCAATTAAAGCCGACAAAGCAGATGTAAAGTTCATCTCAAACGGCCTGTTTGGTTATTTCACTTTTGATGCCGTCCAACATTTTGAAGACATCAAACTCACAACAGAACCAACAAAGGAGAAAGACATTCCGTTTATGCAATATCATATCTATCAATATGTTATAGCAATTGACCATTTTAAAAATGAACTTTATATCTTCGAGCATACAACAGGCGACAAAGAACCCTACGGCTTAGATCAAATAGAATACTTAATCCAGAATAAAGATTTCCCGGATTACCAATTTTCGTTAAACGGATCGGAAAACTCAAACTTCAGCGATACAGAATTTAAAGACCTTGTCGAGACCATGCGTAAACATATTTACCGCGGCGACGTGTTTCAAATTGTCCCCTCAAGAGCTTTTTCACGAGCCTTTTTAGGAGATGAGTTCAATGTATACCGGGCACTCCGATCAATTAACCCGTCGCCGTATCTTTTTTATTTTGACTACGGAAACTTTAAACTATTCGGTTCATCACCTGAATCACAGCTTACAATTAAAAATGGAGAAGCAGCTATCTATCCAATTGCCGGAACATTTAAGCGAAGCGGCAATGACAAGGAAGATAGTGCGATAGCCGATGCGTTAAAAAATGACCCAAAAGAGAGCGCAGAACACGTGATGCTAGTCGACTTAGCCAGGAATGATCTCAGCAAACATTGCGAAGAGGTCCATGTTCAATCCTTCAAAGAATCACAATTCTACTCCCATGTTATACACCTTGTATCGAAAGTGACCGGACAACTGCGCGACGGAGTTAACCCCTTTGACATTGTTGCTGACACTTTTCCCGCAGGCACCTTAAGCGGATCTCCCAAATACATGGCCCTCACTTTAATAGACCGCTACGAAACCATTCAACGGAGCTTCTACAGCGGGGCAATCGGCTTTATGGGATTCAATGGCGATTTCAATCATGCTATCATGATCCGTTCATTTTTAAGTAAACAAAACACACTGCACTATCAGGCTGGTGCAGGAATCGTCGCAGATTCCAACGCAGAAAGCGAGCTAAAAGAAGTTGACAATAAAATTGCAGCACTAAGAAAAGCACTGGAATTCGCTGAAACCATTAATAAGAATTAG
- a CDS encoding anthranilate synthase component II, with protein MNTTVKKEVVIIDNYDSFTFNLVHLLNECGYEATVWRNDKFALEDLEGFDKIMLSPGPGIPSESGLLLDVIKEYGDRKSILGVCLGLQAIAEVYGGKLYNLSKPVHGTATPIKILKADDVLFQDLPHSFKVGRYHSWAVEKENLPPELEITAVDEEGVIMAASHRTLDVRGVQFHPESILSEHGVKLISNWLTH; from the coding sequence ATGAACACAACAGTTAAAAAAGAAGTTGTTATTATCGACAACTATGATTCTTTCACTTTTAACTTGGTACACTTATTAAATGAGTGTGGATACGAAGCAACGGTATGGAGAAATGATAAATTTGCCTTAGAGGATTTAGAAGGCTTCGATAAGATCATGCTTTCTCCCGGTCCGGGGATTCCCTCAGAATCAGGATTACTATTGGATGTTATCAAAGAGTATGGTGATAGAAAAAGTATTTTAGGTGTTTGCCTCGGATTGCAAGCTATTGCTGAAGTATACGGAGGAAAACTCTATAACCTATCGAAGCCTGTGCACGGCACAGCTACGCCCATTAAGATCTTAAAAGCCGACGATGTACTATTCCAGGACCTCCCTCATTCATTTAAAGTAGGTCGCTATCACTCATGGGCGGTGGAAAAAGAAAACCTACCGCCCGAGTTAGAGATAACAGCCGTCGACGAAGAAGGCGTAATCATGGCAGCAAGCCATAGAACATTAGACGTTAGGGGCGTGCAATTTCACCCTGAATCGATTCTCAGTGAACACGGTGTCAAACTCATCAGCAATTGGCTTACGCATTAA
- the trpC gene encoding indole-3-glycerol phosphate synthase TrpC, translated as MNILEKIIQHKRKEVSDAKARTTVRDLESMPLFSRDPYRLKDFVFDPARNGIISEFKRASPSKGMINKHSKVEEIVTAYANNKVSAISVLTDSDFFGGSLDDLLAARKQVNVPLLRKEFIIDEFQIIEAKAYGSDIILLIASCLTPAEIIQLSSSAKNLGLNVLLEVHNEKELADNLIMTVDAIGVNNRNLNDFSVSLDHSLNLISQIPDQYIKVSESGISEVDTIKKLKTAGFNAFLIGENFMKQESPQQAIANFVSELAE; from the coding sequence ATGAACATATTAGAAAAAATTATTCAGCATAAACGAAAGGAAGTGAGCGACGCCAAAGCACGTACTACGGTTCGCGACTTAGAGTCGATGCCCCTGTTTTCCAGAGACCCTTATCGTCTGAAAGATTTCGTTTTCGATCCGGCAAGAAACGGGATTATCTCTGAGTTTAAAAGAGCGTCCCCTTCTAAGGGTATGATTAACAAGCACTCAAAAGTTGAAGAGATTGTCACAGCCTATGCTAACAATAAAGTCTCCGCTATTTCAGTCCTAACTGATTCTGATTTTTTTGGCGGAAGTCTTGACGATCTATTAGCCGCCAGAAAACAAGTTAACGTTCCGCTATTACGTAAAGAGTTTATTATTGATGAGTTTCAAATTATCGAAGCGAAAGCTTACGGTTCAGATATCATCTTGCTTATTGCATCTTGCTTAACACCTGCCGAGATCATCCAATTATCTTCATCGGCAAAGAACTTAGGTTTAAACGTACTGTTGGAAGTCCACAATGAAAAAGAATTAGCCGATAACCTGATTATGACGGTTGACGCGATCGGTGTAAACAACCGCAATTTAAATGACTTCAGTGTTTCCCTTGATCACTCACTTAATTTGATTAGTCAGATACCAGACCAGTATATTAAAGTGTCGGAAAGTGGAATCAGCGAAGTCGATACGATCAAAAAGCTTAAAACAGCTGGTTTTAACGCATTTCTGATTGGAGAAAACTTTATGAAACAAGAAAGTCCGCAACAGGCCATTGCCAACTTTGTGAGCGAATTAGCTGAATAG
- a CDS encoding anhydro-N-acetylmuramic acid kinase yields MNKNLATLYHIAEQDTRVIIGLMSGTSLDGLDIALTKIQGSGSNTRLELLAFESLEYSSAFRDEIRSVFSKETVYTEMLCAMNAKIGIAHAELVNKTLKKWKLKPEQINLIASHGQTVFHAPLGSPPPEGFTNSTLQIGDGDHIAMNTRIITISDFRQKHVAAGGEGAPLVIYGDYLLFGHSTENRVLLNIGGISNLTFLPAGRQVAGVFATDVGSGNTLMNQYMQAALSKPFDKDGELAADGEVNVALLAALFKHPFFEKVSPKTTGPELFNLSYLEGAQLQSGTTDLGNADVMATLSMFTARCIADTILQLSENYGELSLYVSGGGYLNKTLMNNLKTLLPGVAIDNTSVLGMNPEAKEAVLFALLANETVAGSPIEFPETSGAPAVCFGKVSFPD; encoded by the coding sequence ATGAATAAAAACTTAGCAACTTTATATCATATCGCAGAGCAAGACACTCGCGTTATTATCGGTCTTATGTCTGGAACTTCATTAGATGGTTTAGATATCGCACTGACCAAAATTCAAGGTAGCGGCTCCAATACGCGGTTGGAATTGCTGGCTTTTGAATCGCTCGAATATTCCAGCGCTTTCCGTGATGAAATCAGATCCGTATTTTCCAAAGAAACCGTTTATACAGAGATGCTTTGCGCTATGAATGCTAAAATTGGTATTGCACATGCTGAGTTGGTGAATAAGACGTTAAAAAAATGGAAATTGAAACCCGAGCAGATCAATTTAATTGCTAGTCATGGACAAACGGTTTTTCACGCTCCTTTAGGTTCGCCGCCTCCGGAGGGTTTTACAAATAGCACGCTGCAAATCGGTGATGGCGACCATATCGCTATGAATACAAGGATTATTACGATTTCGGATTTTAGACAGAAGCATGTGGCGGCAGGCGGAGAAGGTGCCCCTCTGGTAATTTATGGGGACTATCTTCTTTTCGGTCACAGCACAGAGAATCGCGTTCTTTTGAATATCGGTGGAATTTCCAATTTGACCTTTCTGCCCGCAGGGCGACAGGTTGCAGGAGTGTTTGCAACGGATGTGGGATCTGGAAATACGCTGATGAATCAATATATGCAAGCGGCATTGTCGAAACCTTTCGATAAAGACGGTGAACTTGCTGCAGATGGCGAAGTAAATGTTGCATTGCTTGCAGCTTTGTTTAAGCACCCATTTTTCGAAAAAGTGTCCCCAAAGACAACAGGGCCTGAGTTATTTAACCTTTCCTATCTGGAAGGGGCACAGTTGCAAAGTGGAACGACGGATCTCGGAAATGCGGATGTTATGGCGACACTGTCGATGTTTACAGCTAGATGTATTGCAGACACTATTTTGCAATTGAGTGAGAATTACGGTGAGCTTTCACTATACGTTAGCGGTGGCGGTTATCTGAATAAAACACTTATGAATAACCTTAAAACACTTTTGCCTGGGGTCGCTATCGATAATACCTCCGTTTTAGGAATGAACCCAGAAGCGAAAGAGGCTGTGCTATTTGCGCTGCTGGCTAATGAAACGGTAGCGGGTTCACCGATTGAGTTCCCAGAGACATCAGGTGCACCCGCAGTTTGTTTTGGAAAGGTTAGCTTTCCAGATTAA
- the nagB gene encoding glucosamine-6-phosphate deaminase has translation MARLNLLEETRFEKLPVTVYPNQEEASIAVANRIAALIRDKQEKGESAILGLATGATPVKVYDELIRLHKEEGLSFENVITFNLDEYYPMQPDAEQSYVYFMNKVLFNHVDIDRNNIYIPDGTLPEDQIHDYCLQYEKKISELGGLDLQILGIGRTGHIGFNEPGSAPNSGTRLVTLDDLTRRDASRNFGGKENVPTKAITMGVGTIFKAREIILMAWNGTKAQIVKKAVEGAISSEVPATYLQLSDNVEFILDKEAASGLTRFDTPWLAKDCVWDEDTIKKAVIWLAKTLKKPILKLTEEDYNNNGMAQLATEKGPVYNINIQIFNLIQHTITGWPGGKPDADDSQRPERALPKKKRSIIFSPHPDDDVISMGGTFIRLADQGHDVHVAYQTSGNTAVWSDDTLRFIEFARDFSKSMNLDTQVLDKVYSDTREFLSKKKPNQADIDEILTVNALIRKGEAIAGARFAGLPDENIHFQNLPFYDRAKYSKNVSTEDDIVQTMELLQEIKPHQIFAAGDFADPHGTHKVCFDILREAITRLRKTEEWTKDCWLWLYRGAWHEFEIHEIEMAVPLSPAEVIRKRHAIFKHQSQKDTPVFPGDDAREFWVRAEERTAETAKIYDDLGLAEYESIEAFVRWKFEDEV, from the coding sequence ATGGCAAGATTAAATTTACTGGAAGAAACGCGTTTTGAAAAATTACCAGTTACTGTATACCCTAACCAGGAGGAAGCATCAATTGCTGTTGCAAATCGAATAGCAGCACTAATCAGAGACAAACAAGAAAAAGGTGAGTCAGCCATATTAGGCTTGGCAACTGGAGCTACCCCGGTTAAGGTTTATGATGAGCTCATTCGTCTTCATAAAGAAGAAGGCTTGAGTTTTGAAAATGTGATAACCTTCAATTTGGATGAGTATTATCCGATGCAACCCGATGCAGAACAGAGCTACGTTTATTTTATGAATAAGGTTCTGTTTAATCACGTAGACATCGATAGAAATAATATTTATATTCCAGACGGGACGTTACCTGAAGATCAAATTCATGATTACTGCTTACAGTACGAGAAAAAAATATCTGAACTGGGCGGTCTCGATCTCCAAATCCTGGGTATCGGTCGTACCGGCCATATCGGATTCAATGAGCCCGGTTCTGCGCCTAATTCAGGCACACGCCTCGTTACGCTTGATGACCTGACTCGCCGGGATGCATCTAGAAATTTTGGTGGAAAAGAAAACGTACCAACAAAGGCGATAACCATGGGTGTAGGTACGATCTTCAAAGCTCGAGAAATCATCTTAATGGCTTGGAACGGCACGAAAGCTCAGATTGTAAAGAAAGCTGTGGAAGGTGCAATCAGTTCCGAAGTACCTGCAACTTATCTACAACTATCTGACAATGTCGAATTTATCTTAGATAAAGAAGCTGCTTCAGGCCTCACACGCTTCGATACACCTTGGCTGGCGAAAGATTGTGTATGGGATGAAGACACCATTAAAAAAGCGGTTATTTGGTTGGCAAAAACACTAAAGAAACCGATACTTAAACTTACGGAAGAAGATTACAATAACAACGGCATGGCTCAGCTTGCCACAGAGAAAGGCCCTGTTTACAATATCAATATTCAGATCTTTAACCTAATCCAACATACCATTACAGGTTGGCCAGGAGGCAAACCAGATGCGGATGACAGTCAACGTCCGGAACGGGCATTACCCAAAAAGAAACGCAGCATCATTTTTTCACCTCACCCAGATGATGATGTTATATCAATGGGTGGTACTTTTATTAGATTAGCAGATCAAGGCCATGATGTACACGTTGCCTACCAGACATCTGGCAATACTGCGGTATGGAGCGATGATACACTTCGCTTTATTGAATTTGCACGGGATTTTTCAAAATCAATGAATCTAGACACGCAAGTGCTGGATAAGGTTTATTCTGATACAAGGGAGTTTTTGAGCAAAAAGAAACCTAATCAAGCTGATATTGATGAAATCTTGACCGTAAACGCACTAATCAGAAAGGGGGAAGCAATTGCTGGAGCACGCTTTGCCGGACTCCCTGACGAGAACATCCATTTTCAGAACCTTCCTTTCTACGATCGTGCGAAGTACTCGAAGAATGTATCAACAGAAGACGACATCGTCCAGACAATGGAGCTTCTTCAGGAAATCAAACCCCATCAGATTTTTGCTGCAGGGGATTTTGCTGACCCTCACGGCACGCATAAAGTTTGTTTTGACATTTTAAGAGAGGCGATAACCCGATTACGGAAAACCGAAGAATGGACAAAAGATTGCTGGCTATGGCTTTATCGCGGAGCTTGGCATGAGTTCGAAATCCATGAAATCGAAATGGCTGTGCCTTTATCCCCTGCTGAGGTAATCCGCAAACGCCACGCAATCTTCAAGCACCAGTCTCAAAAGGACACTCCTGTTTTCCCAGGTGATGATGCTCGGGAATTCTGGGTACGCGCAGAAGAACGCACAGCAGAAACAGCAAAAATATATGACGATCTGGGACTTGCAGAATACGAGTCGATCGAAGCATTCGTGAGATGGAAATTTGAAGACGAAGTCTAA
- a CDS encoding FAD-dependent oxidoreductase, which produces MNTKYIILFSFLWLNTVLYAQRKDKPQLVVYGQGEVAFGAAVQSAKSGVQTLWVNPQGSFESELTQGADIKKVTSYQSLDGGLWGEFLKATINASHYTDSVFNRAKRHLNPRVSMNAFEKIIDSTQNLTILYNSSIEEVKRSRKNWTIDLSNGSSYKVFAVVDASKDAELIPLIELEEKIKDRALHSSLIGTDDIYESTAYKTSLMIDDRGENESLIPSSIIITPYAKNLFIVFDPDRSAPSLGSSIEDVPRFLLFGQAMGAAAGYCAFFETDYDKINIRTLQGELLAFKAQLIPFHDIAFEDVHNTHIQHIGLSGILEGVANAEGKFIFNAEGFVSTKEIEAVMRSIYTRSQIWFNQHSSDQLKVKEVIDLIKFIALKGDEIDRAIENGWNTRFKFSGSFDSETPINRRQFAVLVDTYLQPFTVKVNKEGKFVY; this is translated from the coding sequence ATGAATACTAAATACATCATTCTCTTCAGCTTCTTATGGTTAAATACAGTACTGTATGCACAACGGAAAGATAAACCACAACTTGTTGTATATGGGCAGGGTGAGGTAGCATTCGGAGCAGCTGTGCAGTCGGCTAAGTCGGGAGTTCAGACTCTCTGGGTTAATCCGCAAGGGTCTTTTGAAAGTGAATTGACACAAGGAGCTGACATCAAAAAAGTTACCTCATATCAAAGCCTTGATGGGGGGCTGTGGGGAGAATTTCTTAAGGCAACTATTAATGCATCACATTACACAGATTCGGTTTTCAACCGTGCTAAAAGGCACCTAAATCCACGTGTATCAATGAATGCCTTTGAAAAAATTATCGATTCAACACAAAACCTGACCATTTTGTACAATTCGTCTATTGAAGAGGTTAAACGCTCCCGAAAAAATTGGACAATCGATCTCAGCAATGGCAGTAGCTATAAAGTGTTTGCTGTTGTGGATGCAAGTAAGGATGCAGAACTTATTCCTTTAATTGAATTGGAGGAAAAAATAAAAGACAGAGCTCTTCATTCGTCATTGATCGGAACGGATGATATTTATGAGTCAACCGCTTACAAAACCAGTTTGATGATTGACGATCGGGGAGAAAATGAATCCCTAATCCCCTCATCGATAATCATCACGCCCTATGCTAAAAATTTATTTATTGTATTCGATCCCGATCGGTCTGCACCCTCTTTAGGTTCGTCAATTGAGGATGTTCCCCGTTTCCTGTTGTTTGGACAAGCCATGGGCGCTGCAGCCGGATACTGTGCTTTTTTTGAAACAGACTATGATAAGATTAATATCCGCACACTCCAGGGAGAGCTGCTGGCATTCAAGGCGCAGCTGATACCATTCCATGATATCGCTTTTGAGGATGTTCATAATACGCATATCCAACATATCGGACTCTCTGGAATACTTGAGGGTGTGGCGAATGCGGAAGGAAAATTTATCTTTAACGCAGAGGGTTTTGTATCAACAAAGGAGATTGAAGCAGTCATGCGGAGCATCTATACAAGGAGCCAAATCTGGTTTAATCAACACTCCAGCGACCAGCTGAAGGTAAAAGAGGTTATCGATCTTATCAAGTTTATAGCCTTAAAGGGTGATGAAATTGACCGTGCGATCGAAAATGGATGGAATACCCGATTTAAATTTAGTGGATCTTTTGACTCAGAAACACCCATTAACAGACGGCAATTTGCCGTATTGGTAGATACCTACCTCCAACCGTTTACCGTGAAGGTAAATAAGGAAGGGAAATTTGTTTATTAA
- a CDS encoding OmpA family protein: MATVAMVFSACSSMTNTQKGVGIGAGAGAGIGAIIGNKAGNTAAGAVIGGAIGGVAGGLIGKKMDKQAAEIENTVDGAEVIKAGEGIIVKFDSGILFDFDKTDLKPVAKENIQKLVQSLNDNPDTDILVIGHTDNVGKASYNQGLSERRAASVENYAVAQGLSGSRIKTKGMGATEPIASNETDAGRAENRRVEIVIVANDQMKAEAKAEAAQ, translated from the coding sequence ATGGCTACAGTCGCGATGGTATTTTCGGCATGTAGTTCTATGACTAACACGCAAAAGGGCGTAGGGATCGGAGCTGGAGCAGGCGCCGGGATTGGTGCTATTATTGGTAACAAAGCAGGTAATACAGCTGCAGGTGCTGTTATCGGTGGCGCGATCGGTGGTGTTGCTGGTGGATTGATAGGTAAAAAAATGGATAAGCAGGCTGCAGAGATTGAAAATACAGTTGATGGCGCTGAGGTTATCAAGGCTGGCGAGGGAATTATCGTAAAATTTGACTCTGGAATACTTTTCGATTTTGATAAAACCGATTTGAAACCCGTAGCTAAAGAGAATATTCAAAAGCTTGTGCAATCATTGAACGATAATCCTGATACGGATATTTTAGTGATTGGCCACACAGATAATGTTGGGAAAGCTTCTTATAATCAAGGTTTGTCAGAACGTCGCGCAGCATCAGTAGAAAATTATGCCGTTGCTCAAGGGTTGAGCGGCTCAAGAATTAAGACCAAAGGTATGGGGGCAACGGAGCCAATAGCCAGCAATGAAACTGATGCAGGTAGAGCAGAAAATAGAAGAGTGGAAATCGTGATTGTAGCAAACGATCAGATGAAAGCCGAGGCGAAAGCTGAAGCAGCACAGTAA
- the pgi gene encoding glucose-6-phosphate isomerase, translated as MLSKVKFNETPAYKYLTNHYIEIAPRHLKDLFSGDPDRFQNFSIKFNDILFDYSKNRIDDETMALLIQLARECQVEDAIKSMFQGELINETENRAVLHTALRSQDSNPVYVNDQDIKPEIRAVLDQMRSFCEQVISGEWKGYQGEEITDVVNIGIGGSDLGPVMVTEALKAYKTRLNVHFVSNVDGTHITETLRNLDPKTTLFLVASKTFTTQETMANAFSARKWLLDDGASEADISKHFVALSTNEKAVQSFGINPENMFVFWDWVGGRYSLWSAIGLSIALSIGFDNFKELLEGAYEADMHFQNTALEDNIPVIMAMLGIWYNNFFDAESQAILPYDQYMHRFAAYFQQGDMESNGKNVDRNGDPIAYQTGPIIWGEPGTNGQHAFYQLIHQGTKLIPCDFIAPAQSHNPLGNHHTLLLSNYFAQTEALMNGKTEEEAIAELKKAGKSDIEIKKLSPYKVFDGNRPSNSFLIKKITPRTLGTLIAFYEHKIFVQGIVWNIFSFDQWGVELGKQLAGKILPELENDLAVGSHDSSTNGLINQFKAWR; from the coding sequence ATGTTATCAAAAGTAAAATTCAACGAAACCCCTGCTTACAAGTATCTTACAAATCATTATATTGAAATCGCCCCGAGACATTTGAAGGATCTGTTTTCAGGCGACCCCGACCGATTTCAGAACTTCTCAATCAAATTTAACGACATTCTTTTCGATTATTCAAAAAATAGGATTGACGACGAAACCATGGCGCTACTTATTCAACTGGCTAGAGAATGTCAAGTAGAAGATGCTATAAAATCCATGTTTCAGGGGGAGTTAATCAATGAAACTGAGAATCGCGCGGTTCTCCACACCGCACTCCGCAGTCAGGACAGCAATCCTGTTTATGTCAATGATCAGGACATCAAACCAGAAATACGTGCTGTTCTCGATCAAATGAGAAGCTTTTGCGAGCAGGTTATTTCGGGCGAGTGGAAGGGTTACCAAGGAGAAGAGATTACCGATGTCGTAAATATCGGCATTGGAGGATCTGATTTAGGTCCGGTGATGGTGACTGAAGCATTGAAAGCATATAAAACCAGGCTTAATGTGCACTTCGTTTCAAATGTTGATGGTACGCATATCACCGAGACACTTCGGAATTTGGATCCCAAAACGACCTTATTCCTGGTTGCTTCGAAAACCTTTACTACGCAGGAAACCATGGCAAACGCGTTCTCCGCACGAAAATGGCTATTGGATGATGGAGCAAGTGAGGCGGATATCAGCAAACATTTTGTTGCATTATCAACCAATGAAAAAGCTGTGCAGTCCTTTGGAATTAACCCTGAAAACATGTTTGTTTTTTGGGACTGGGTCGGTGGTCGCTATTCTCTTTGGAGCGCTATCGGTCTGTCCATTGCACTAAGCATCGGCTTTGATAATTTCAAAGAACTACTTGAAGGTGCCTATGAGGCAGATATGCATTTCCAAAATACGGCATTAGAAGATAATATACCCGTAATTATGGCTATGCTTGGAATCTGGTACAACAATTTCTTTGATGCGGAAAGCCAGGCAATTCTGCCCTACGATCAGTATATGCACCGTTTTGCAGCCTATTTTCAGCAAGGGGATATGGAAAGCAATGGAAAAAACGTTGATAGAAATGGGGATCCCATCGCTTACCAGACTGGTCCAATTATTTGGGGAGAACCCGGGACAAACGGACAACATGCTTTTTATCAGTTGATTCATCAGGGAACAAAACTGATCCCTTGTGATTTTATTGCCCCCGCTCAAAGCCATAATCCATTAGGAAATCATCATACCTTATTGCTTTCAAATTATTTTGCCCAAACCGAGGCATTAATGAATGGGAAAACTGAGGAAGAAGCGATCGCCGAACTTAAAAAAGCCGGGAAAAGTGATATCGAGATTAAGAAGCTCAGCCCATATAAAGTATTTGATGGTAATAGACCAAGCAACTCCTTCCTCATTAAAAAAATCACGCCGAGAACACTTGGAACCTTGATCGCCTTTTACGAACATAAAATTTTCGTCCAGGGTATTGTATGGAATATCTTTAGTTTCGATCAATGGGGCGTTGAATTAGGGAAGCAGCTTGCTGGAAAAATTCTCCCTGAGCTGGAAAATGATTTAGCCGTTGGATCCCACGACTCATCAACCAATGGTCTTATCAATCAGTTTAAAGCGTGGCGCTAA